A window from Synechococcus sp. RSCCF101 encodes these proteins:
- a CDS encoding porin, with the protein MLLESVMLLLASSVMGVLISAKSFAQPAETITGQRFLAFNRSHQVIYLNELLRGQSTLVDACAPDLTREALAAYLEGWIQSNPISLSRPVNVSLQRALDQRCHNHPQPTGVDTSSSLWSLPDSRATEVSTASTRFPAPFSASTTLGQSVADPNQPLLPEFPRLSGIVKLGLINQTSFSRSESENNYNDLFADSTLAASLFLSPEIYFYGAVRYLPLVFPPSPRRDRVFEDQALIIGALNLNYENDNFLLSAGKGTTFFSTAFRSAPGIWGRDVAERFVRVPVRNGLLASGKLTTSNVGNHALTGGVFYLDTSPLSKPLLSDFPKPELEGGGPSNTGDLSSFFVVLDSSSFSQAPGLRTHFGFMKQRVNRIQPRALPFPTPANEIADEYRGVVSAQWPLELGEDQRITPFVEYARITNSGGLRDSTRDVMTASVQYFAGQWNVAIASSLWRDNNPGQAKTTNTQIQLSGGYTFDSGLSVDIGYRYLDSSDLGLRDTHAAGIWMQYQLGF; encoded by the coding sequence TTGCTCCTTGAGAGCGTGATGCTCCTTCTTGCAAGCAGCGTTATGGGGGTATTGATATCAGCTAAATCCTTTGCTCAACCGGCTGAGACCATTACTGGGCAACGCTTCTTGGCTTTTAATCGAAGTCATCAGGTCATCTACTTAAATGAGTTGCTCAGAGGGCAGAGTACCCTTGTTGATGCTTGTGCGCCCGATCTGACACGCGAAGCTCTTGCTGCTTACCTTGAGGGATGGATTCAGTCTAATCCTATTAGCTTGTCGCGCCCCGTGAACGTAAGTTTGCAACGGGCTCTGGATCAACGCTGCCACAACCACCCGCAACCAACTGGCGTTGACACCTCATCGTCCTTGTGGTCTTTACCTGATAGTAGAGCCACAGAAGTCTCTACTGCAAGTACGAGATTTCCAGCGCCATTCTCAGCGAGTACTACGCTTGGCCAATCAGTCGCAGATCCAAACCAACCACTACTACCAGAATTCCCAAGACTGAGTGGGATCGTCAAGCTAGGGCTGATCAACCAAACAAGCTTCTCTCGGTCTGAAAGTGAGAATAACTATAATGATCTCTTTGCTGACTCTACGCTTGCCGCCAGTCTTTTCCTGAGTCCTGAGATCTATTTCTATGGTGCTGTGCGGTATCTTCCACTCGTCTTTCCGCCAAGTCCACGGCGCGATCGAGTCTTCGAGGACCAGGCTCTGATTATTGGCGCATTGAATCTAAACTATGAGAACGACAACTTCCTTCTGAGTGCCGGCAAGGGCACAACTTTCTTCTCCACAGCGTTTCGATCGGCGCCTGGTATCTGGGGTAGAGATGTCGCAGAACGTTTCGTTCGAGTGCCGGTCCGAAACGGCCTGCTAGCTAGTGGCAAGCTCACTACTTCGAATGTGGGTAATCATGCGTTAACCGGTGGTGTCTTCTATCTTGACACAAGCCCCTTAAGCAAACCCCTTCTCTCAGATTTCCCAAAGCCAGAGTTGGAAGGTGGTGGTCCTAGCAACACGGGTGACCTCAGCTCCTTCTTTGTGGTCCTAGATTCAAGTTCCTTTTCCCAGGCTCCAGGACTGCGTACCCACTTCGGGTTCATGAAGCAACGCGTCAACCGCATTCAACCGCGAGCCCTGCCATTCCCCACTCCTGCGAATGAGATTGCAGATGAGTACCGAGGCGTTGTGTCGGCCCAATGGCCATTAGAGCTGGGAGAAGACCAACGTATCACTCCGTTTGTCGAGTATGCGCGCATCACTAACTCTGGAGGTCTGCGAGACAGTACTCGGGACGTCATGACTGCTAGCGTTCAGTACTTTGCGGGCCAATGGAATGTGGCTATTGCGTCATCACTTTGGCGTGACAATAATCCAGGTCAAGCCAAAACCACTAACACTCAGATTCAGCTTTCAGGAGGTTACACATTCGATTCTGGCTTGAGCGTTGACATTGGGTATCGCTACCTCGATTCTTCAGATCTCGGCTTGAGAGATACTCATGCTGCTGGGATATGGATGCAATATCAACTTGGTTTCTGA
- a CDS encoding DUF3104 domain-containing protein, with protein MPSPTDPLRQADPAAFLRVQVGDTVLIDDPEPFTAEWIGLVIHAEGGAR; from the coding sequence GTGCCGTCCCCGACTGACCCGCTCCGCCAGGCAGACCCTGCCGCCTTCCTCCGGGTGCAGGTCGGTGACACCGTGCTGATCGACGACCCGGAGCCGTTCACTGCCGAATGGATCGGGCTGGTGATCCATGCCGAAGGCGGTGCCCGTTGA
- a CDS encoding calcium-binding protein, translating into MLRVVDEGAASGDPTIVGSFSNDQHIWIDGDHNAIIVAQDRGFGYNSTLEGGNGSDTIVNWRLFSGDNDKIWNEASAETIFGYERRGDGLGYSSDVMIGGGGDDLVITGYGSDTVSGGEGNDVIWVDGLGKHTGSHDDLEYDQNILEGGSGSDTFIMSTFAQQMLTYEFNPGSFSEYHQQTDWTVEVRDWGLDIASYTPVVGDMVGFLSSAAGKISGYVSPTYDQFDWTPPSLTMDIPAPEKSQIITDFNPLEDVVIIDLVPENETRLSFEAKDPQQGFGFFVSQRNIATPLLDVTLNLDEVKDQLGNAYGSLSDRDLSAALLNSIQRSYLYLDGANDAVATGAQLETLEKPVSADLGWLGQNKMAALGAVGAPLLEASGLININHLTGTNGAEVIAGFSTESWQPESPDDHGVRLYGFGGDDILMGGGGNNQLHGGEGNDTAYYHYDLAGNRRAFGITVDMADTSTVSWSNGNSGTYFNVKHGTMADRSNAQPFEDQLFDIENITGSMFDDVIRGDDNDNIFTSGEGDDILAGRGGVDTFVLSGGSNTIEDATGEDSIEILADAYSFAEGMPDLLISNVDADGNRTIASSGGDLIAILNDQSGSSFDPLTGIRVIDADGTAIDVDSAVGGTGRDDVLVAQSANSSVYGLAGDDVLIGSGVNNQLHGGTGRDILQGGFFTYGSSDELLGGDGADAFVLSDGYATVVDFSIADGDTVVIDPSQMIDSFTIKEGHGGNPSNTSIYAYGTHFQRIDLIGISVDEFRAYEGGITVVSGFDPLADDPWSQINAGPAANVQDPSTPILLDADSTPVDPITGTAGDDFITGTEAADAFLWSAGNDVISGFSFEHGDLFHIQADTSYSIVQSGSDAQLVTDFGTTTFTGVSADQLVSEQSVVIV; encoded by the coding sequence ATGCTTCGCGTGGTCGACGAGGGGGCTGCATCCGGCGATCCGACAATTGTGGGATCATTCAGTAATGATCAGCACATCTGGATCGACGGGGATCACAACGCAATAATTGTCGCCCAAGATCGCGGATTTGGATACAATAGCACTTTGGAGGGCGGCAACGGATCTGACACAATCGTCAACTGGAGGCTCTTCAGTGGCGACAACGACAAGATCTGGAATGAGGCCAGTGCCGAAACTATCTTTGGCTATGAGCGCAGGGGTGACGGCCTTGGCTATAGCTCCGACGTAATGATTGGAGGTGGAGGAGATGATCTGGTCATCACGGGCTATGGAAGCGACACAGTGAGTGGAGGTGAGGGTAATGACGTGATCTGGGTTGACGGGTTGGGGAAGCACACAGGCAGTCACGATGACCTGGAATACGATCAGAATATTCTTGAAGGAGGCTCAGGTTCAGACACCTTCATCATGAGCACCTTCGCGCAGCAGATGCTGACCTACGAGTTCAATCCAGGCTCGTTCAGCGAATATCACCAACAGACCGACTGGACCGTGGAGGTGCGCGACTGGGGGCTGGATATTGCCTCCTATACCCCTGTGGTTGGGGACATGGTCGGGTTTCTGTCCTCTGCCGCTGGCAAGATTTCAGGATACGTTTCGCCGACGTATGACCAGTTTGACTGGACGCCTCCATCTCTCACCATGGACATCCCCGCACCGGAGAAGTCGCAGATCATCACTGACTTTAACCCCTTGGAGGACGTGGTGATCATTGATCTGGTGCCGGAGAACGAAACCCGCCTCAGCTTCGAGGCCAAGGACCCCCAGCAGGGCTTCGGGTTCTTCGTCAGCCAGCGGAACATCGCCACACCCCTCCTCGATGTGACCCTCAACCTCGATGAGGTCAAGGATCAGCTCGGCAACGCCTACGGCTCCCTCAGCGACCGCGATCTGAGCGCTGCCCTGCTCAATTCCATCCAGCGCAGCTACCTCTATCTCGATGGCGCCAACGATGCGGTGGCCACAGGCGCGCAGCTGGAGACTCTGGAGAAACCTGTCTCCGCCGACCTCGGCTGGCTCGGCCAGAACAAAATGGCGGCCTTGGGTGCAGTGGGTGCTCCTCTTTTGGAGGCAAGTGGGCTGATTAACATCAATCATCTCACTGGCACCAACGGCGCCGAGGTGATCGCCGGCTTCTCCACCGAGTCCTGGCAGCCGGAATCACCGGACGATCACGGCGTCAGGCTATACGGCTTCGGGGGGGACGACATCCTGATGGGTGGGGGCGGCAACAACCAGCTCCACGGCGGCGAAGGCAACGACACCGCCTACTACCACTACGACCTCGCCGGCAACCGACGTGCCTTTGGGATCACGGTCGATATGGCTGACACCAGCACCGTCAGCTGGAGTAACGGCAACTCCGGCACCTACTTCAACGTCAAACACGGAACCATGGCGGATCGAAGCAATGCTCAGCCATTTGAAGACCAGCTGTTCGATATTGAGAACATCACCGGCAGCATGTTCGACGACGTCATCCGCGGTGATGACAACGACAACATCTTCACCAGCGGCGAGGGCGATGACATCCTCGCCGGTCGTGGTGGTGTCGACACCTTCGTGCTCAGCGGCGGTAGCAACACCATCGAGGATGCCACCGGGGAGGACAGCATCGAGATCCTCGCCGACGCCTACAGCTTTGCGGAGGGCATGCCGGACCTTCTGATCTCGAATGTGGACGCCGATGGGAACCGAACAATCGCCTCCAGTGGCGGTGACCTGATCGCGATTCTCAATGATCAGAGCGGCAGCTCCTTCGATCCCCTCACAGGCATCCGCGTCATTGATGCCGATGGCACCGCCATCGACGTTGATTCTGCTGTCGGTGGTACGGGGAGGGATGATGTACTAGTGGCTCAGTCGGCTAATAGCAGTGTCTACGGCTTGGCTGGGGATGATGTTCTGATCGGCTCTGGAGTCAACAATCAGCTCCATGGTGGTACTGGCCGTGACATCCTTCAGGGCGGCTTCTTCACCTACGGCAGCTCGGATGAGCTACTGGGAGGGGATGGAGCCGATGCCTTTGTGTTGAGTGATGGCTACGCAACGGTCGTCGATTTCAGCATCGCTGATGGCGATACGGTGGTTATCGATCCTTCGCAAATGATTGATAGCTTTACAATCAAAGAGGGACACGGCGGGAACCCCTCCAACACCTCCATCTACGCCTATGGAACACACTTCCAACGCATTGATCTGATCGGCATCTCTGTTGACGAGTTTCGCGCTTACGAGGGAGGCATCACAGTCGTGTCGGGCTTTGACCCTCTTGCGGATGACCCCTGGTCGCAGATCAATGCAGGACCGGCTGCGAACGTGCAAGATCCCAGCACGCCGATCCTGCTGGATGCGGATTCGACACCTGTCGATCCCATCACCGGCACCGCTGGTGACGACTTCATCACCGGGACAGAGGCTGCCGACGCCTTCCTCTGGTCCGCTGGGAACGACGTCATCTCTGGCTTCAGCTTCGAGCACGGTGATCTGTTCCACATCCAGGCTGATACCAGCTATTCCATCGTCCAGTCCGGCTCCGACGCTCAGCTGGTCACTGACTTCGGCACCACCACCTTCACCGGAGTGTCTGCTGATCAGCTCGTGAGCGAGCAATCGGTGGTGATCGTCTGA
- a CDS encoding thermonuclease family protein, translated as MTPHAQLLLAALLVGCGAGGAAQVERVIDGDTLMLRGGERIRLACMDTPERGQPSAAAATRRLQQLTTSGIQVEPLTTDRFGRTVGEVWTTAGVNVGSAWWRRGWRGSTSATEINAAGPDEAPLRGESCAGLNRIATDM; from the coding sequence ATGACCCCCCACGCCCAGCTCCTCCTCGCAGCCCTGCTGGTGGGCTGCGGCGCCGGCGGCGCTGCACAGGTGGAACGGGTGATCGACGGCGACACCCTGATGCTGCGGGGTGGAGAACGGATCCGGCTGGCCTGCATGGACACCCCAGAGCGGGGCCAGCCCAGCGCCGCCGCAGCCACGCGCCGCCTGCAGCAGCTGACCACCAGCGGGATCCAGGTGGAGCCGCTCACTACCGACCGCTTCGGCCGGACCGTGGGGGAGGTCTGGACCACGGCCGGGGTGAACGTGGGAAGCGCCTGGTGGAGGAGAGGCTGGCGCGGATCCACTTCCGCTACCGAGATCAATGCCGCTGGTCCAGATGAGGCGCCGCTGCGGGGAGAGTCATGTGCCGGGTTGAACAGGATTGCAACTGACATGTGA